One Sodalinema gerasimenkoae IPPAS B-353 DNA segment encodes these proteins:
- a CDS encoding GDSL-type esterase/lipase family protein, whose product MSRVPKPIPAWGILSLATNGILLVTVTILIGQQQADNSPRVPDDPAVVTVEASPTPTATPTPVPSPEPRVEELPRSTYQEHVQRLREEVEAIAANSPERLYVLAGDSLSLSFPEELLPLEGTWLNQGISGEGSQGLYERLPLLDDTRPDKIFVMIGINDLLRGEDDETILENHRRIIKDILWIHPNTEVVIQSILPHSGENATWEGREKLREVSNQRIERLNERLAAIAQVEGAIYLNLYPLFVDDTGHLNPAFTTDGLHLNEQGYELWRIALILADKL is encoded by the coding sequence GTGTCTAGAGTACCGAAGCCTATCCCAGCCTGGGGGATTCTCTCCCTAGCGACGAATGGCATCTTGTTAGTCACCGTGACGATTCTGATTGGCCAGCAACAGGCCGACAACTCGCCTCGGGTTCCCGATGATCCTGCCGTCGTCACCGTTGAGGCGAGTCCCACCCCGACAGCGACACCAACCCCAGTTCCGTCCCCTGAACCTAGGGTGGAGGAATTACCTCGTAGCACCTATCAGGAGCACGTTCAACGCTTACGAGAAGAGGTCGAGGCGATCGCCGCCAATTCCCCAGAGCGCCTCTATGTGTTGGCGGGAGACTCGCTCAGCTTAAGCTTTCCCGAGGAACTGCTGCCCCTAGAGGGGACCTGGCTCAATCAAGGGATTTCTGGGGAAGGCTCCCAGGGACTCTATGAGCGACTGCCCCTGTTAGATGACACCCGCCCCGATAAAATTTTTGTCATGATTGGCATTAACGATCTGCTGCGGGGGGAGGATGATGAGACGATTCTGGAGAACCATCGCAGAATCATCAAAGATATTCTTTGGATTCATCCCAACACCGAGGTGGTGATTCAATCGATTTTGCCCCATAGCGGCGAGAATGCGACCTGGGAGGGCCGGGAGAAACTCCGAGAGGTCTCCAATCAACGGATTGAGCGGCTCAACGAACGTTTAGCGGCGATCGCCCAAGTGGAGGGGGCCATCTACCTCAACCTCTATCCCCTCTTTGTCGATGACACGGGCCACCTTAACCCGGCGTTTACCACCGATGGCTTGCACCTCAATGAACAGGGGTATGAACTCTGGCGTATTGCTCTGATCCTGGCGGATAAGTTATAG
- a CDS encoding sigma-70 family RNA polymerase sigma factor: MTMDDEQLNQLALDAQQNPPGSQARQVALTQLINELINSGRLIYPPGSGLSPDRYQDYRAEALQNLFYYICQSIDKYDRERASVMRWANMLLERRFFKDVSYRRISHKRNIIVEPLEERLLSPSEWDIIFRDDQPCLSDLVRQCFEDDADGIFREHCLIRHPQVSFQILVLRRLDGYQWQEISEEFSVQVSTLSTFYQTCLRNLSTYIESTIRDTNC; encoded by the coding sequence GTGACTATGGATGATGAGCAGTTGAACCAACTCGCTTTAGATGCACAGCAGAATCCCCCTGGAAGCCAAGCTCGACAAGTGGCCCTGACTCAGTTGATTAATGAACTCATTAACTCCGGTCGTCTTATTTATCCTCCCGGTTCGGGACTATCTCCGGATCGATATCAAGATTACCGAGCTGAGGCGCTGCAAAACTTATTCTATTATATTTGTCAATCCATTGATAAATATGATAGGGAGCGTGCTTCCGTGATGCGATGGGCCAACATGCTGTTAGAGCGCCGTTTTTTTAAGGATGTATCGTACCGGAGGATTAGTCATAAAAGAAATATCATTGTTGAACCCTTGGAGGAACGCTTACTGTCTCCATCTGAATGGGACATTATTTTTCGTGACGATCAACCTTGCTTGTCGGATTTAGTTCGCCAATGCTTTGAAGATGACGCAGATGGAATCTTTCGAGAACATTGTTTGATTCGCCATCCTCAGGTAAGCTTCCAAATTCTTGTTCTTAGGCGACTAGATGGCTATCAATGGCAAGAAATTTCTGAGGAATTTTCAGTGCAAGTTTCGACTCTGAGTACCTTCTACCAAACCTGTCTGCGCAACCTATCAACCTATATTGAATCGACCATTCGTGACACAAATTGCTAA
- a CDS encoding DUF1822 family protein, whose product MKSDTFFTVPLTNHQRDIAKIFRQRYVQKPKAYRVYRQVLALYAVNFYAQCMGITTDFNISSLWNPIEQLLSDVTQLPIPGRGSLECGLVEPAIAHPLSLNENGHHLTVDISPEAFENRLGYIAVGFSETYDYAYLLGFLETIASPQTPLNRWDSLTELFTVLSKSYEPSVAVQLRYWLQEQFQAGWETLAEEFIWEENFTEKRQPVTAIAFRSSPVQPGIQRAKQLQFSDGQIIALEVGVYPLSDTEIDIRVQLIPAIGSALPSDLNMIVLDHQDDVIMQTQARGTPALRLEFSVEPDEIFKLKLERETVSLVETFSF is encoded by the coding sequence ATGAAATCTGATACTTTTTTTACAGTTCCTTTGACCAATCATCAACGTGATATTGCTAAAATATTCCGTCAACGATATGTACAAAAGCCCAAAGCTTATCGAGTCTATCGCCAAGTCCTGGCACTCTATGCCGTTAATTTTTATGCCCAATGTATGGGGATTACTACGGATTTTAATATCAGCTCACTCTGGAATCCGATTGAGCAGCTTTTGTCAGATGTGACTCAACTTCCGATTCCGGGGCGAGGCAGCTTAGAATGTGGCTTAGTGGAACCGGCGATCGCCCATCCCCTTTCTCTTAATGAGAATGGCCATCACCTCACTGTGGATATCTCTCCAGAAGCCTTCGAGAATCGCCTCGGCTATATTGCGGTGGGGTTTAGTGAAACCTATGACTATGCGTACTTGCTCGGCTTTCTCGAAACGATCGCCTCGCCCCAAACCCCCCTAAATCGCTGGGATAGCCTCACTGAGCTATTTACGGTTCTGTCAAAGTCCTATGAACCCTCTGTCGCGGTTCAGCTGCGTTACTGGCTTCAGGAGCAGTTTCAGGCGGGTTGGGAAACCTTAGCCGAGGAGTTTATCTGGGAGGAAAACTTCACCGAAAAACGACAACCCGTGACGGCGATCGCCTTCCGAAGTTCCCCTGTTCAACCAGGAATTCAACGGGCAAAACAGCTTCAGTTTAGTGATGGACAAATTATCGCCCTAGAAGTTGGGGTGTATCCTCTCAGTGATACGGAAATTGATATTCGAGTTCAGCTTATCCCTGCGATCGGTTCAGCCCTTCCCTCAGATTTAAATATGATAGTTCTTGACCATCAAGATGATGTGATCATGCAAACTCAAGCGAGAGGAACCCCAGCCTTACGATTAGAGTTTAGTGTGGAACCTGATGAAATCTTTAAACTTAAGCTTGAACGAGAAACGGTGAGTTTGGTGGAGACATTTTCGTTTTAA
- a CDS encoding ammonium transporter, with the protein MTSKITFRSRPGATPGRVRGTNRNSFLVKLLTLGRRVPIYWLACIPLTALILGVWDLAATAADPQGIEILEEVDAAYVQGVLNTVWVLVASVLVIFMNAGFGMLETGMCRQKNAVNILSKNLIVFALATLAYWAIGFSLMYGEGATGEGSTAFIGFGGWFLSSGDPATYGLDPFPDDLPISVSFLFQVAFAATAATIVSGAVAERIKYDAFLIFSLLLTGIFYPISGHWVWSGDGMLTSFGPDGAWEFGDFAGSTVVHSVGGWAALVGAAILGPRMGKYEDGQPRAIPGHNMSIATLGCLILWIGWFGFNPGSELAATSNIAYIAVTTNLAAAAGGVTGTFTSWFRDGKPDLSMTINGILAGLVAITAGCDVMPYWGAALTGAIGGILVVFSVSFFDRIVKIDDPVGAISVHLVNGIWGTLAVGIFGGGNFIAQLIGVLTIGGFTVLLSFICWYAVAAVLGGIRVGEEEEFNGLDIGEHGMEAYHGFLKETAMGSMSSSKPSGSQP; encoded by the coding sequence ATGACATCTAAGATTACCTTCAGATCACGACCGGGAGCGACACCGGGGCGAGTGCGGGGTACAAACCGCAACTCATTCCTGGTCAAACTTCTAACCCTGGGACGGCGAGTTCCTATCTATTGGCTCGCCTGTATTCCCCTGACAGCTTTAATTTTAGGCGTTTGGGATTTAGCTGCGACTGCCGCAGATCCCCAGGGAATCGAAATTCTCGAAGAGGTTGACGCTGCCTACGTTCAAGGCGTTCTCAACACCGTTTGGGTTCTCGTCGCCTCCGTTTTGGTTATTTTCATGAACGCAGGTTTCGGAATGCTCGAAACCGGGATGTGTCGTCAGAAAAATGCCGTCAACATCCTCTCGAAAAACCTCATCGTCTTTGCCCTAGCCACCCTGGCCTACTGGGCGATCGGATTTTCTCTCATGTATGGTGAAGGGGCCACCGGTGAAGGCTCCACCGCGTTTATCGGTTTCGGCGGTTGGTTCCTCAGTAGTGGTGACCCAGCCACCTACGGACTCGATCCCTTCCCCGATGACCTGCCGATTTCCGTCTCCTTCCTGTTCCAGGTTGCCTTTGCGGCAACTGCTGCCACCATTGTCTCGGGTGCCGTGGCAGAACGGATTAAATACGATGCCTTCCTGATTTTCAGTCTCCTCCTCACAGGGATTTTCTACCCCATCTCCGGTCACTGGGTTTGGTCAGGCGACGGGATGCTGACCTCCTTTGGTCCTGATGGTGCTTGGGAATTTGGCGACTTTGCCGGTTCAACGGTGGTTCACTCCGTTGGCGGTTGGGCCGCGTTAGTGGGAGCAGCCATTCTCGGTCCCCGCATGGGCAAATACGAAGACGGCCAGCCCCGAGCAATTCCGGGTCACAACATGAGTATTGCCACCCTGGGATGCCTCATTCTCTGGATTGGCTGGTTTGGCTTCAACCCGGGTTCTGAATTGGCCGCAACCTCCAACATTGCCTATATTGCCGTCACCACGAACCTGGCTGCTGCCGCTGGAGGGGTAACCGGAACCTTTACCTCTTGGTTCCGAGATGGCAAGCCCGATCTCTCCATGACCATCAACGGTATCCTCGCGGGCTTGGTTGCCATTACCGCTGGTTGTGATGTCATGCCCTACTGGGGTGCTGCTCTCACCGGTGCCATCGGTGGTATTCTGGTGGTCTTTTCCGTCTCTTTCTTTGACCGCATTGTCAAAATTGATGACCCGGTGGGTGCGATTTCCGTTCACCTGGTTAACGGTATCTGGGGAACCCTTGCCGTGGGCATCTTCGGCGGTGGTAACTTCATCGCTCAACTGATTGGTGTTCTCACCATTGGCGGCTTTACGGTTCTGTTGAGTTTCATCTGCTGGTATGCCGTCGCTGCGGTGTTGGGCGGAATTCGTGTTGGCGAAGAAGAAGAGTTCAACGGACTCGACATCGGCGAACATGGGATGGAAGCGTATCACGGCTTCTTGAAAGAAACGGCGATGGGAAGTATGTCTTCCTCCAAGCCGAGCGGTTCTCAGCCGTAG
- a CDS encoding 4-hydroxy-3-methylbut-2-enyl diphosphate reductase, whose translation MDTKAFKRALQQSENYHRRGFGHEVEVEGLLQTEYQSDLIGEIRANQNRLERDQVTIRLAEAFGFCWGVERAVAIAYETRSHFPKERIWITNEIIHNPGVNQRLREMNVGFINVVDGEKDFSGVQKGDVVILPAFGATVQEMQLLDERGCTIVDTTCPWVSKVWNSVEKHKRRNHTSIVHGKYKHEETLATTSFADKYLVVLNLKEAEYVANYILRGGDKAEFMEKFKNAHSEGFDPDRDLDCVGIANQTTMLKSETEHIGKLFERTMLQKYGPTEFNQHFMSFNTICDATQERQDAMLELVEEELDLIVVIGGFNSSNTTHLQEIAIEHEIPSYHIDCADRIGPGNRIEHKPLEQDELEVTDNWLPDGHLVVGITSGASTPDKSVEETIQKILNLKARVTVTQ comes from the coding sequence ATGGATACTAAAGCTTTTAAGCGTGCTCTCCAACAATCCGAGAACTATCACCGCCGTGGGTTTGGACATGAGGTTGAGGTTGAAGGATTACTGCAAACGGAATATCAAAGTGATCTAATTGGTGAGATTCGTGCCAATCAGAACCGCCTCGAACGAGATCAGGTGACGATTCGTCTGGCGGAGGCCTTTGGATTCTGTTGGGGGGTTGAGCGGGCCGTGGCGATCGCCTACGAAACCCGCAGTCACTTCCCCAAGGAGCGAATCTGGATCACCAATGAAATTATCCACAATCCCGGCGTTAATCAACGGCTGCGAGAGATGAACGTGGGATTCATCAATGTGGTTGACGGTGAAAAAGACTTTTCCGGGGTACAAAAAGGGGATGTGGTCATCCTGCCGGCCTTTGGGGCCACGGTGCAAGAAATGCAACTTCTCGATGAACGGGGTTGCACCATTGTCGATACCACCTGTCCCTGGGTATCTAAGGTCTGGAACAGTGTGGAAAAACACAAGCGACGCAACCACACCTCCATTGTGCATGGCAAATATAAACATGAGGAAACCCTCGCCACCACCTCATTTGCCGATAAATACCTGGTGGTTCTCAACCTCAAAGAGGCCGAATATGTAGCCAACTATATTCTGCGGGGAGGGGATAAAGCCGAGTTCATGGAAAAATTCAAAAACGCCCACTCAGAAGGCTTTGACCCCGATCGCGACCTCGACTGTGTGGGCATTGCCAATCAAACCACGATGTTGAAAAGCGAAACGGAACACATTGGCAAACTCTTTGAGCGCACCATGTTACAAAAATATGGGCCCACGGAGTTCAATCAGCATTTCATGTCCTTCAACACCATCTGCGATGCCACCCAGGAGCGTCAAGATGCCATGTTGGAGCTAGTCGAGGAAGAGCTTGATTTAATTGTGGTGATTGGCGGCTTTAACTCCTCCAATACCACCCACTTACAAGAGATTGCCATCGAGCACGAGATTCCCTCCTATCATATTGATTGCGCCGATCGCATCGGTCCAGGAAATCGCATTGAACACAAGCCCTTAGAACAGGATGAGCTAGAGGTCACAGACAACTGGCTCCCCGACGGCCATTTGGTGGTGGGGATTACCTCAGGAGCCTCAACCCCGGACAAGTCAGTGGAAGAGACGATTCAAAAAATCCTTAATCTCAAGGCCCGGGTCACCGTAACTCAGTAG